A stretch of the Sulfurimonas sp. HSL3-1 genome encodes the following:
- a CDS encoding DUF4198 domain-containing protein, producing MYRLFLLLATAATLTAHEYWIDASGSLQRGHLGADASEHMHKDEAVKQYPSERYCRQSGAVDEVKGVFGVSERVGTACDTMMVILHLGDYAKTPYGIVAASEANPAMVLKSWESIESVKRLNQLSDFAPLGKGFELSFSRDPSGLEAGDKMRLLATYDGAPKAGAVVAYEGRVVGTTDDAGRINVRIRHAGLQLVRATLRQPLTNAPVAERLYNATLNLEVK from the coding sequence ATGTACCGACTCTTTCTTCTGTTGGCGACGGCGGCGACGCTCACGGCACACGAGTACTGGATCGACGCGTCGGGAAGCCTTCAGCGGGGACACCTGGGCGCGGATGCATCGGAGCATATGCACAAGGACGAAGCGGTGAAGCAGTACCCCTCGGAGCGCTACTGCCGCCAAAGTGGCGCCGTGGACGAAGTGAAAGGGGTGTTCGGGGTCTCCGAGCGTGTCGGCACGGCCTGCGACACGATGATGGTCATATTGCACCTGGGCGACTACGCCAAAACCCCTTACGGCATCGTCGCTGCCTCAGAGGCGAACCCGGCGATGGTACTTAAGAGCTGGGAGAGTATTGAGAGTGTCAAGCGCCTGAACCAGCTGTCGGATTTCGCACCCCTGGGCAAAGGGTTTGAACTCAGTTTCAGCCGGGACCCCTCCGGCCTGGAAGCGGGGGACAAGATGCGGCTCCTGGCAACCTATGACGGCGCGCCGAAAGCGGGCGCGGTCGTTGCCTACGAGGGGCGGGTCGTCGGCACGACGGACGACGCGGGGCGCATCAACGTCCGCATCCGCCATGCGGGACTGCAGCTGGTCCGTGCCACCCTGCGGCAGCCGTTGACAAACGCACCCGTCGCCGAGCGCCTCTACAATGCGACGCTGAACCTGGAGGTGAAGTAA
- a CDS encoding AAA family ATPase, whose product MTERDHDRLVRNLLQTLGQPESSLIQTHISSVIIAKDVVYKLKKPVDFGFLDYSTLERRKRFCQEEVRINGRYAPLLYLGVVAVTGSIASPELDGEGPAIEYAVKMRRFDAGAQLDNIASERGLTDEECDAVADTAAAMHDGASVVDSESDYGTPARVIMPMQENFDLMASLHRDGDLAADVAALARWTQAEHARLTPLLQRRRDEGFVREVHGDMHLHNMALFEGRPMLFDAIEFNPYLNHIDVISDLAFLLMDLEYRGLARQSRRILNRYLEHTGDYAAVALLPFYKTYRAMVRAKVLALHAAQEITEEERESVVEEVRSYIALAKNYGEKGEPFLMIMHGVSASGKSTLALEAVEAFGALRLRSDIERMRLFRSEGEEVDIYTPEATTATYGRLETLAETLLEAGCSAVADATFLLPVQRAPFAVLAARLGVPYAILDIECGEEELLRRIRLRGEKGDDVSEADEAVLAMQQSRVKPLLQSEQAYRFVLQCDAPLPVKALAAFIGAQKS is encoded by the coding sequence ATGACCGAGCGCGACCACGACCGGCTGGTGCGCAACCTGCTGCAAACATTGGGGCAGCCCGAATCCTCCCTTATCCAGACACACATCTCCAGCGTCATCATTGCCAAAGACGTCGTCTACAAGCTGAAAAAACCCGTCGACTTCGGTTTCCTGGACTACTCCACCCTTGAGCGGCGCAAGCGTTTCTGCCAGGAGGAGGTGCGCATCAACGGCCGCTACGCCCCGCTGCTCTACCTGGGGGTTGTCGCCGTCACGGGCAGCATCGCATCGCCGGAGCTGGACGGAGAGGGCCCTGCCATAGAGTACGCCGTCAAGATGCGCCGTTTCGACGCCGGGGCGCAGCTGGACAACATCGCTTCCGAGCGTGGACTGACAGACGAAGAGTGTGACGCCGTCGCCGACACGGCCGCGGCCATGCACGACGGGGCGAGTGTTGTCGACAGTGAGAGCGACTACGGTACGCCCGCGAGGGTCATCATGCCGATGCAGGAGAACTTCGACCTCATGGCCTCCCTGCACCGCGACGGTGACCTGGCCGCGGACGTCGCGGCGCTCGCGCGGTGGACGCAGGCGGAGCACGCGCGCCTGACCCCGCTGCTGCAGCGCCGGCGGGATGAGGGCTTCGTGCGCGAAGTCCACGGCGACATGCACCTGCACAACATGGCGCTCTTCGAGGGCAGGCCCATGCTCTTCGACGCCATCGAGTTCAACCCCTACCTCAACCACATCGACGTCATCAGCGACCTCGCCTTTTTGCTGATGGATCTGGAGTACAGGGGACTGGCCCGTCAGAGCCGCCGCATCCTCAACCGCTACCTCGAGCATACGGGCGACTACGCCGCCGTGGCCCTTTTGCCCTTTTACAAGACCTACCGGGCCATGGTGCGGGCGAAGGTTCTCGCCCTCCATGCCGCGCAGGAGATTACGGAGGAGGAGCGCGAAAGCGTCGTTGAGGAAGTACGATCTTACATCGCGCTGGCAAAAAACTACGGGGAGAAAGGCGAGCCCTTCCTGATGATCATGCACGGGGTCTCCGCTTCGGGCAAGAGCACCCTGGCCCTGGAAGCCGTCGAAGCGTTCGGCGCGCTGCGGCTGCGCTCGGACATCGAGCGGATGCGCCTGTTCCGCAGCGAAGGGGAAGAAGTCGACATCTACACACCGGAAGCGACGACTGCAACCTACGGCAGGCTCGAAACGCTTGCCGAAACGCTGTTGGAGGCGGGCTGCAGCGCCGTCGCCGACGCGACTTTTCTCCTGCCGGTACAGCGCGCGCCCTTTGCCGTGCTGGCTGCGCGCCTGGGCGTGCCCTATGCCATTTTGGATATCGAGTGCGGTGAAGAGGAACTTCTGCGCCGCATACGGCTGCGCGGCGAGAAGGGCGACGACGTCTCCGAAGCGGACGAAGCGGTCCTGGCCATGCAGCAGAGCAGAGTTAAACCGCTCTTACAATCAGAGCAGGCGTACCGTTTTGTATTGCAGTGCGACGCGCCGCTGCCGGTAAAGGCGCTGGCGGCGTTTATAGGGGCGCAAAAAAGTTAG
- the recR gene encoding recombination mediator RecR, with amino-acid sequence MKHSLEKFTRLVDALQELPTIGQKSATRLAYHMLMHDSFGAMKIAHAIEDAVGSIKKCRSCGGMSEDELCGVCSDEGRDVSLLCIVENAKDILTIEENGLFGGRYYVLDALDRLDIDHLRATAGSGVEEIIFALTPSIANDAVILYIEDKLQGMDVRFTRIAQGVPTGVSLENIDMLSLARALEDRVKV; translated from the coding sequence ATGAAACACAGCCTTGAGAAGTTTACGCGCCTTGTCGACGCCCTGCAGGAGCTCCCGACCATCGGGCAGAAGTCGGCGACCCGCCTGGCCTACCATATGCTGATGCATGACAGCTTTGGGGCGATGAAGATTGCCCATGCCATCGAGGATGCCGTCGGCAGCATCAAAAAGTGCCGTTCCTGCGGGGGGATGAGCGAGGACGAGCTCTGCGGCGTATGCTCCGACGAGGGGCGAGACGTGTCGCTGCTGTGCATCGTCGAGAACGCGAAGGACATCCTTACTATCGAGGAGAACGGCCTTTTCGGCGGCCGCTACTACGTCCTCGACGCCCTCGACCGCCTCGACATCGACCACCTGCGCGCCACGGCGGGCAGCGGCGTCGAGGAGATCATCTTTGCGCTGACGCCTTCCATCGCCAACGACGCGGTCATCCTCTACATCGAGGACAAGCTGCAGGGGATGGACGTGCGGTTTACCCGGATCGCCCAGGGGGTGCCCACGGGCGTGAGCCTGGAGAACATCGACATGCTCTCCCTCGCCCGGGCCCTCGAAGACCGCGTCAAGGTCTAG
- a CDS encoding class I SAM-dependent methyltransferase — protein sequence MAEFDPETYRQMVRSYQERDDPLGWFDSIYSSAEGDHTAVFWADLAPNPYLSGWLKAHPLAPGEKKKAIAVGCGVGDDAEELSAFGYDVTAFDIAPSAIALCKNRYPDSKVEYLIADLFDYPEAWREAFDVVYECNTIQVLPGKYRIMARDAMVSLLAHGGTILVSCRSRLAGEQEEAIPLPLDKDEISGFVRAGLNQESFVAYDDDQTPPVPHFFATYSKPL from the coding sequence ATGGCAGAGTTTGACCCCGAGACATACCGGCAGATGGTCCGTTCCTACCAGGAGCGCGACGACCCGCTGGGGTGGTTCGACAGCATCTACAGCAGCGCAGAAGGCGACCACACCGCCGTCTTCTGGGCCGATCTCGCCCCCAACCCCTACCTCTCGGGCTGGCTCAAAGCGCACCCTCTCGCACCGGGGGAGAAGAAAAAAGCCATCGCCGTCGGCTGCGGGGTCGGTGACGACGCCGAAGAGCTCTCCGCCTTCGGCTACGACGTCACCGCCTTCGACATCGCCCCCAGCGCCATCGCGCTGTGCAAGAACCGCTACCCCGACAGCAAAGTGGAGTACCTCATCGCCGACCTGTTCGACTACCCCGAAGCGTGGCGGGAAGCCTTCGACGTCGTCTACGAATGCAACACCATCCAGGTGCTGCCGGGCAAGTACCGCATCATGGCACGGGACGCCATGGTCTCGCTCCTCGCCCACGGCGGCACCATCCTCGTCTCCTGCCGCAGCCGCCTGGCCGGGGAACAGGAAGAAGCCATTCCCCTCCCCCTCGACAAAGACGAAATAAGCGGCTTCGTCCGCGCAGGCCTTAACCAGGAGAGCTTCGTCGCCTACGACGATGACCAGACTCCGCCGGTGCCGCACTTTTTTGCTACCTACAGCAAGCCTCTCTAG
- a CDS encoding caspase family protein yields MRRRALIIGAPGKSQEYLPGVRKDVENYTNFLTSNIGGKWLKDEIVSLYDQDINTVQRTINLVKSENNDFVLVVFSGHGNYSAIMSNRRLYIDHDNYIYEDNLKGLSKKELLIIDTCAGIEREVGERKVKKSAFALFRESYTDYRKKYEDAILSCLDQEIVLYASDVDEYSADTSKGGLYSKNLLETAYNNSYEEVLSSLVAHDIASSIVRKESKNKQNPQYSCSVRKGNKLPFALKEL; encoded by the coding sequence TTGAGACGAAGAGCATTAATCATTGGAGCCCCTGGAAAAAGTCAAGAGTATTTACCCGGTGTTAGAAAAGATGTTGAAAACTATACTAATTTTCTTACTTCTAATATTGGTGGTAAATGGTTGAAGGACGAAATTGTTTCGCTATATGACCAAGACATCAATACTGTCCAGAGAACCATCAATTTAGTTAAATCCGAGAATAATGATTTTGTACTCGTAGTATTTTCAGGTCATGGCAATTATTCTGCAATCATGTCGAATAGAAGATTATACATTGATCATGACAATTATATCTACGAAGATAATCTGAAAGGTCTATCAAAAAAAGAACTTCTTATTATTGATACATGTGCAGGAATAGAACGAGAAGTTGGTGAGCGTAAAGTAAAAAAATCAGCTTTTGCTTTATTTCGAGAGAGTTATACAGACTATAGAAAGAAATACGAAGATGCTATATTGAGCTGTCTTGATCAAGAGATTGTATTGTATGCCAGCGATGTTGATGAATATTCAGCTGATACTTCAAAAGGTGGGCTATACTCAAAAAACTTGCTTGAAACTGCTTACAATAATTCGTATGAAGAAGTTTTGAGTAGCTTGGTAGCACATGACATAGCAAGTAGCATCGTAAGGAAAGAGTCGAAAAACAAGCAAAATCCACAATATTCATGTAGCGTCAGAAAAGGCAATAAATTGCCCTTTGCTTTGAAAGAACTGTAA
- a CDS encoding class I SAM-dependent methyltransferase: MLTFTVEPMAEILPLLEAQVAQLGAGEIVEFSALDPDLGAGNYAGATVTVEGVEYLYRGYKAWTDLAELLLCRMMTPERLENGTISLRFMKLNTASSFHREEVEEKTEKYGAASPFAAINKNEEPAFLWAYRHSLERVKVEQRKRVLNLGINSGEEFELIRRMLGEKFGDMELVGVDHSATAIAEARAKFPEPNVNFHVHDINDLDSLELGRFDLIMSIGTLQSPGVEFKPLFMSLIQNYLAPGGSVILGFPNSRWTDGELIYGAKAPNYAFSEQSLLYKDVYFCKKYLQQKKFRVTLTGKPYLYLSATPFKLHQQV; this comes from the coding sequence ATGCTGACGTTTACAGTAGAACCGATGGCGGAGATCCTGCCCCTGCTCGAGGCGCAGGTGGCGCAGCTCGGTGCGGGGGAGATTGTTGAGTTCTCCGCCCTCGACCCGGACCTGGGGGCTGGCAACTACGCCGGAGCGACTGTTACCGTTGAAGGCGTGGAGTACCTCTACCGCGGCTACAAGGCGTGGACTGACCTAGCGGAGCTTCTGCTGTGCCGGATGATGACCCCCGAACGCCTCGAAAACGGCACGATAAGTCTGCGCTTTATGAAGCTCAACACGGCATCATCCTTTCACCGGGAAGAGGTGGAGGAGAAGACGGAAAAGTACGGCGCGGCTTCTCCTTTTGCGGCCATCAACAAGAACGAAGAACCGGCTTTCCTCTGGGCCTACCGCCATTCATTGGAGCGGGTAAAAGTGGAACAGCGGAAGCGGGTGCTCAACCTCGGCATCAACAGCGGGGAGGAATTCGAGCTTATCCGCCGGATGCTCGGCGAAAAGTTTGGTGATATGGAGCTTGTAGGGGTGGACCACTCGGCCACGGCCATCGCCGAAGCCCGGGCGAAGTTCCCCGAGCCAAACGTGAACTTCCACGTCCACGACATCAATGATCTCGACAGTCTCGAACTGGGCCGTTTCGACCTCATTATGAGCATCGGCACCCTGCAGAGTCCGGGCGTGGAGTTCAAGCCTCTGTTTATGTCACTGATACAAAACTACCTCGCCCCCGGCGGCAGCGTCATCCTCGGCTTCCCCAACAGCCGCTGGACAGACGGCGAACTCATCTACGGTGCCAAAGCACCAAATTATGCCTTTTCGGAACAGTCACTGCTCTACAAGGATGTTTACTTCTGCAAGAAGTATCTGCAGCAGAAAAAGTTCCGGGTGACGCTGACAGGGAAACCCTATCTTTATTTGAGCGCAACTCCATTTAAGCTTCACCAGCAAGTGTAA
- the mltA gene encoding murein transglycosylase A has protein sequence MSLNGEADSSGVFVSFDVLPNWDMSRAEAGLAVFKKQCGLNRVPALQPLCAEAEKSTEAKVFFETYFRPFMLSEKGESEGLMTGYYEPLLHGSNRQSEAYPYPLYAPPKDLLRVELASLYPDLTHRYLRGRAEGNRVVPYPSRAQINAGDVDARPLCYVSSDIDRFFLHVQGSGRVLLDDNTTLYVGHTDRNGHPYHSIGKLMVEEGLIPKAEISLQTIRTYLRSHPAEKKRILESNPSYIFFGLRTQGATGTLGAELTPMHSVAVDRTRIPLGYPVYVDAVEPLGGKPLQLLAMAQDTGSAIKGQVRADLFWGYGEHAEAEAGRMKSPLRLWLLVPKAE, from the coding sequence TTGAGTTTGAACGGCGAAGCGGACAGCAGCGGCGTCTTCGTTTCCTTCGACGTGCTGCCAAATTGGGACATGTCCCGCGCGGAAGCAGGTCTGGCCGTTTTCAAAAAGCAGTGCGGCCTAAACAGGGTGCCTGCGCTGCAGCCCCTCTGCGCCGAGGCGGAAAAGAGTACGGAAGCCAAAGTCTTTTTTGAAACATACTTCCGCCCCTTTATGCTGTCGGAAAAGGGGGAGAGTGAGGGGCTGATGACGGGCTACTACGAACCGCTCCTGCATGGTTCCAATCGGCAAAGCGAAGCGTATCCCTATCCTTTGTATGCGCCGCCGAAGGACCTGCTGCGCGTCGAACTCGCTTCGCTCTACCCGGACCTGACCCACCGCTATCTGCGCGGCAGAGCAGAGGGCAACCGCGTGGTGCCGTACCCCTCCCGCGCGCAGATCAATGCCGGGGACGTTGACGCACGGCCGCTGTGCTATGTCAGCAGCGACATCGACCGCTTCTTTCTCCATGTCCAGGGCTCCGGGCGTGTTCTGCTTGATGATAACACGACCCTCTACGTCGGCCACACCGACCGCAATGGCCATCCCTACCACTCCATCGGGAAGCTGATGGTCGAGGAGGGGCTCATCCCCAAAGCCGAAATCTCCCTGCAGACTATCCGCACCTATCTGCGCAGCCACCCTGCAGAGAAGAAACGCATTCTGGAGTCGAACCCAAGCTACATCTTCTTCGGCCTGCGCACCCAGGGGGCGACGGGCACCCTCGGCGCGGAGCTGACGCCGATGCACTCCGTCGCCGTCGACCGCACGCGCATCCCGCTGGGTTACCCCGTCTACGTCGACGCCGTAGAACCCCTGGGAGGCAAACCGCTACAGCTCCTGGCGATGGCGCAGGACACGGGCAGCGCCATCAAGGGGCAGGTGCGCGCCGACCTCTTCTGGGGCTACGGCGAACATGCGGAAGCGGAAGCGGGCCGTATGAAGTCGCCGCTGCGTCTCTGGCTCCTTGTGCCGAAAGCAGAGTAG
- the dnaJ gene encoding molecular chaperone DnaJ — MEEMSYYEILEISQSAEKTEIKKAYRKMAKKYHPDANPDDPEAEHKFKLCNEAYQVLSDDEKRSIYDRYGKQGLEGMAGGGARGGFGGFEDLGEIFEEMFGGGGRRSRQNPADMDKYPLDLGVDIVLSFKEAVFGCDKEISFSYKKACAMCDGTGAKDGKLAPCQQCGGKGQVYVRQGFMTFSQTCPVCHGAGTMPGEPCSECHGAGFEEVEETITIKVPAGVDSDNRLRVSGKGNVGKRGNRGDLYVTFQVEHDETFQRHGNDVYVEVPVFFTQAILGEAITIPSLTGEIELNLDQGTRDKQQYRFRDEGIEDVHGHGKGSLIAQVKLVYPKKLNDDQKALLEQLQESFGIESKPHESVFESAFEKVKGWFK; from the coding sequence ATGGAAGAGATGAGCTATTACGAAATTTTGGAGATCAGCCAGAGCGCTGAAAAGACCGAGATCAAGAAAGCCTATCGCAAAATGGCAAAGAAGTACCATCCCGACGCCAACCCGGACGACCCGGAAGCGGAACACAAATTCAAGCTCTGCAACGAGGCCTACCAGGTTCTCAGCGACGATGAAAAACGGAGCATCTACGACCGCTACGGCAAGCAGGGGCTCGAAGGGATGGCCGGCGGCGGTGCGCGCGGCGGTTTCGGCGGGTTTGAGGACCTGGGCGAGATCTTCGAAGAGATGTTCGGCGGCGGCGGACGCCGTTCGCGCCAGAACCCTGCGGACATGGACAAATACCCCCTCGACCTCGGCGTCGATATCGTACTCAGCTTCAAAGAGGCGGTCTTCGGCTGCGACAAAGAGATCAGCTTCAGCTACAAAAAGGCGTGCGCGATGTGCGACGGCACCGGCGCCAAAGACGGCAAGCTCGCCCCCTGCCAGCAGTGCGGCGGCAAGGGCCAGGTCTACGTGCGCCAGGGCTTCATGACCTTCTCCCAAACCTGTCCGGTCTGCCACGGCGCGGGTACAATGCCGGGCGAGCCCTGCTCCGAGTGCCACGGCGCGGGCTTTGAAGAGGTCGAAGAGACCATCACCATCAAAGTCCCCGCGGGCGTCGACAGCGATAACCGCCTGCGCGTCTCCGGCAAAGGCAACGTCGGCAAGCGCGGCAACCGCGGCGACCTCTACGTCACCTTCCAGGTCGAACACGACGAGACCTTCCAGCGCCACGGCAACGACGTCTACGTCGAAGTCCCCGTCTTCTTCACCCAGGCGATCCTCGGCGAAGCCATCACCATCCCGTCGCTCACCGGCGAGATCGAGCTCAACCTCGACCAGGGGACCCGCGACAAGCAGCAGTACCGCTTCCGCGACGAGGGGATCGAAGACGTCCACGGCCACGGCAAAGGGAGCCTGATCGCCCAGGTCAAGCTCGTCTACCCGAAAAAACTCAACGATGACCAGAAAGCCCTGCTCGAACAGCTCCAGGAGAGCTTCGGCATCGAATCGAAACCCCACGAAAGCGTCTTCGAGTCGGCCTTTGAAAAAGTGAAAGGGTGGTTTAAATAA
- a CDS encoding chorismate mutase, with amino-acid sequence MKECNSLAEVRDEIDQLDDQIVELIAKRNKYIKQAARFKNTIDEVKAPDRIDAVIQRLRRKALDLDLSPNLVADLYKLMIDEMVETEIAELRNAKDL; translated from the coding sequence ATGAAAGAGTGCAACTCCCTTGCAGAAGTCCGCGACGAGATCGACCAGCTTGACGACCAGATCGTCGAGCTCATTGCCAAACGCAACAAGTACATCAAGCAGGCCGCCCGCTTCAAGAACACCATCGACGAGGTCAAAGCCCCCGACCGCATCGATGCCGTCATCCAGCGCCTGCGGCGCAAGGCCCTCGACCTCGACCTCTCCCCCAACCTCGTCGCCGACCTCTACAAACTGATGATCGACGAGATGGTCGAAACGGAAATCGCCGAACTCCGCAACGCGAAGGACCTGTAG
- a CDS encoding class I SAM-dependent methyltransferase, protein MSRFDAAAADWDKGDLRQQIAAHTADAVIGTIPLNDTMSLLDFGAGTGLLTYRVAPLVHSVTAVDTSEKMLEVLQSKSTPEHQIKTVCADITQIPLEENFDGIISSMAMHHVKDTEGFLKTLYEHLNPGGFIAVADLDKEDGSFHSHGNEGVFHFGFDREKLTEMAKKCGFTNTAFTTALTIEKPEKSYPVFLFTAYKA, encoded by the coding sequence ATGTCCCGTTTCGACGCCGCGGCCGCCGACTGGGACAAGGGGGACCTGCGCCAGCAAATCGCCGCGCACACCGCCGACGCCGTCATCGGCACCATCCCCCTGAACGACACCATGTCCCTGCTTGACTTCGGTGCGGGGACGGGGCTGCTCACCTACCGCGTCGCCCCTTTGGTACACTCCGTCACCGCCGTCGACACCTCCGAGAAGATGCTGGAGGTACTGCAGAGCAAAAGCACACCGGAGCACCAGATCAAGACCGTCTGCGCCGACATCACGCAGATCCCCCTCGAGGAGAACTTCGACGGCATCATCAGCTCCATGGCGATGCACCATGTCAAAGACACCGAAGGGTTCCTCAAGACCCTCTATGAGCACCTCAATCCCGGCGGTTTCATCGCCGTCGCCGACCTCGACAAAGAGGATGGCAGCTTCCACTCCCACGGGAATGAGGGCGTCTTTCATTTCGGTTTCGATCGGGAAAAGTTGACGGAGATGGCAAAAAAGTGCGGATTCACCAACACAGCCTTTACGACCGCGCTGACCATTGAAAAACCGGAGAAGAGTTACCCGGTCTTCCTCTTTACTGCGTACAAAGCATAA
- a CDS encoding DUF2892 domain-containing protein — translation MMCINMGTVDKVIRIILGIALIAYGLVAPNYIVAVIGLVPLLTGVFGVCPLYIPLKLNTGCKHEEKKEEAE, via the coding sequence ATGATGTGTATCAATATGGGAACCGTCGATAAGGTCATCCGGATCATTCTGGGCATCGCCCTGATCGCCTACGGGCTTGTCGCCCCGAACTACATTGTTGCCGTGATCGGGCTCGTGCCGCTGCTGACGGGCGTATTCGGCGTCTGTCCGCTGTACATTCCGCTGAAGCTCAATACGGGGTGCAAGCACGAAGAGAAGAAAGAAGAAGCGGAGTGA
- a CDS encoding ABC transporter ATP-binding protein — translation MQEMTWRTLLRDTKPFRKRITLGQLVAVLAVAISLPVPLLFPLLVDQVLLEKPAQLTGLIDLLFAPEHPWGYIVVVLLTTLFLRMLFVVANVFQSRLFTIISKHLVFTIRRRILEHLRRVSVSEYEALGGGGVSARLVTDIDTVDAFIGVSIGRFFVSALSLIGVALVLLFINWQLALIILLLNPAVVALTTWLGKKVRRLKKTENQRIERFQNRLSETLDLFVQIRTYNQERRYIDSMIDDARSIRDASTQYGWKSEAAGQLSSLLFLSGFEFFRASSMLMVLFSSLSIGEMFAVLGYLWFMVTPLQDMLQIIFSYQNATAALERLNALLRLEKEPKYPHEQNPFEGRATNAISVEHLSFGYGKKRVLHDISMQIDAGKTVALLGHSGSGKTTLAQLVLGLYAPQEGSICIDDIPVQQIGLDVIRDHVALVLQTPKMFNDTLRQNLTLGRDLPDDKLYDVLHVAQLDDVVSKLTEGLETMIGKDGIRLSGGERQRLSIARMLLHAPSVVILDESTSALDVQTESHLFTSLRDYLKGKTTLIIAHRLSTVEHADYVYFLDDGRIVEAGTPEELLRREGFYQRFVQKQLVH, via the coding sequence ATGCAAGAAATGACCTGGCGCACGCTGCTGCGCGATACGAAACCTTTTCGAAAGCGGATCACCCTGGGGCAGCTCGTCGCGGTGCTGGCCGTCGCGATCTCCCTCCCGGTGCCGCTGCTCTTCCCGCTGCTCGTTGACCAGGTGCTGCTCGAAAAACCCGCGCAGCTGACGGGGCTGATTGACCTGCTGTTCGCGCCCGAACACCCCTGGGGCTACATTGTCGTCGTGCTGCTGACGACGCTGTTCCTGCGCATGCTCTTTGTCGTCGCCAACGTCTTCCAGTCCCGCCTCTTTACGATCATCTCCAAGCACCTTGTCTTTACGATCCGCCGGCGCATCCTGGAACACCTGCGCCGCGTCTCCGTCTCCGAGTACGAAGCCCTGGGCGGCGGGGGCGTGAGCGCGCGGCTGGTGACGGACATCGACACGGTCGACGCCTTCATCGGGGTGAGCATCGGCCGCTTTTTCGTCTCGGCCCTCTCCCTGATCGGGGTGGCGCTCGTGCTGCTTTTCATCAACTGGCAGCTGGCCCTGATCATTTTGTTGCTCAATCCCGCCGTCGTCGCGCTGACGACCTGGCTGGGCAAGAAGGTGCGGCGGCTGAAAAAGACGGAGAACCAGAGGATCGAACGGTTCCAGAACCGCCTCTCCGAGACCCTGGACCTCTTTGTGCAGATCCGTACCTATAACCAGGAGCGTCGTTACATCGACAGCATGATCGACGACGCCCGCTCCATCCGCGACGCCTCGACGCAGTACGGCTGGAAGAGCGAGGCGGCGGGGCAGCTCTCCTCGCTGCTTTTTCTGAGCGGGTTCGAGTTCTTCCGGGCGAGCTCCATGCTGATGGTGCTCTTCTCATCGCTCTCCATCGGCGAGATGTTCGCCGTGCTGGGCTACCTCTGGTTCATGGTGACGCCGTTGCAGGATATGCTGCAGATCATCTTCTCCTACCAGAACGCCACGGCGGCACTCGAGCGCCTCAACGCGCTGCTGCGCCTGGAGAAGGAGCCCAAATACCCCCACGAGCAGAACCCCTTCGAGGGGAGGGCGACGAACGCCATCTCCGTGGAACACCTCAGTTTCGGCTACGGCAAAAAGCGGGTACTCCACGACATCTCGATGCAGATCGACGCGGGCAAGACCGTGGCCCTGCTGGGGCACAGCGGCAGCGGCAAAACGACGCTGGCGCAGCTGGTGCTGGGCCTTTACGCCCCGCAGGAGGGGAGCATCTGCATTGACGACATCCCGGTGCAGCAGATCGGCCTCGACGTCATCCGCGACCATGTCGCCCTGGTGCTGCAGACGCCGAAGATGTTCAACGACACCCTGCGGCAGAACCTGACCCTCGGGCGGGATCTCCCCGACGACAAGCTCTACGACGTGCTGCACGTCGCGCAGCTTGACGACGTCGTGTCCAAGCTCACGGAGGGGCTGGAGACGATGATCGGCAAAGACGGCATCCGGCTTTCCGGCGGGGAGCGCCAGCGCCTCTCCATCGCCCGGATGCTGCTGCACGCGCCGAGCGTCGTTATCCTCGACGAATCGACCTCGGCGCTGGACGTGCAGACGGAGAGCCACCTCTTCACCTCTCTGCGCGACTACCTCAAGGGCAAGACGACCCTCATCATTGCCCACCGCCTCAGTACCGTCGAGCATGCGGACTACGTCTATTTCCTCGACGACGGGCGCATTGTCGAGGCGGGCACGCCCGAGGAGCTGCTGCGGCGTGAGGGGTTCTACCAGCGCTTTGTGCAGAAACAGCTCGTGCATTGA